The following are encoded in a window of Cycloclasticus pugetii PS-1 genomic DNA:
- the mreD gene encoding rod shape-determining protein MreD codes for MHAKSSGGTIIGLTLFFSMALSIAPWPDHLAILMPSWTLLTLIYWSIALPHKVSILTGFSTGLLFDVLTGSLLGQNALIFSTASFFSHSLYSRLRNYPVWQQSTLILMFLGCIKLLSLWLNHFIVHIEYTYQHGLQVLFSALVWPAIFAVLRLIRRHFKVQ; via the coding sequence ATGCACGCTAAATCCTCTGGCGGTACCATCATTGGCTTAACTTTATTTTTTTCCATGGCCCTTAGCATTGCACCTTGGCCTGACCATTTGGCTATATTAATGCCCAGCTGGACGTTGCTAACATTAATCTACTGGAGCATCGCTTTACCGCATAAAGTTAGTATCTTGACTGGTTTTTCAACCGGCCTACTGTTCGATGTTTTAACAGGCAGTTTGCTCGGACAAAATGCGCTAATATTCAGTACCGCTTCTTTTTTTAGCCACTCTCTTTATTCACGCCTAAGAAATTATCCTGTGTGGCAACAATCTACGCTTATTTTAATGTTCTTAGGGTGCATAAAACTACTCTCTTTATGGCTTAACCACTTTATTGTTCACATTGAGTATACTTACCAACATGGGCTTCAAGTTCTTTTTAGCGCGCTGGTATGGCCTGCTATATTTGCTGTCTTACGCCTCATCAGAAGACACTTTAAAGTACAGTAA
- the mrdA gene encoding penicillin-binding protein 2: protein MNTRFDLKSSLQENRLFLLRATTLIVFVLILFFALIARLTYLQIATHEKYVDLAQNNRVKLSVISPVRGLIFDTKGRVLAENNPTYSLELVPEQTPDLANTLERLSALLPISKDELALFEKRRKQQKRFASVSIRNRLNDQEVAIFSANRHLFPGVDIQARPLRHYPFPELTAHVVGYVGAINEQELKTIEPANYRGTRFIGKTGIERTYETELHGYVGYQQTENTAQGRSLKVLSYTPPLSGSDLTLNLDIELQKIAHDALGDYTGSVAAIDTRTGAVRALVSKPGFNANLFAKGIDQASYSQLQNSSKRPLFNRFLRGQYPPGSTLKPFLALAGLDYKTVHPHQRIFCPGFYQLPKQTHKYRDWKKTGHGMTTLHDSIVQSCDVYYYILAHELKIDRMHDFLQKFGFGQKTGIDILGERSGLLPSREWKKRTRNQVWYPGETLIAGIGQGFNLTTPLQLAHATALIANKGSTHIPSLVAKINDKPQQTSTTLPITLNNPQHWNTIIDAMYDVVNGARGTARKIREGAPYKIAGKTGTAQVFTIKQDEKYDEENVQEHLKDHALFIAFAPAREPQLAVAIVVENGGHGGSVAAPIARSIFDQYIQVTP from the coding sequence ATGAACACTCGCTTCGACCTCAAGAGCTCACTCCAGGAAAATCGCCTTTTCCTATTGCGAGCCACCACATTGATCGTTTTTGTTCTTATTTTATTTTTTGCGCTGATTGCCCGTCTTACCTATTTACAAATTGCAACACATGAGAAGTATGTAGACCTCGCTCAAAATAACCGCGTAAAACTATCAGTTATTAGTCCTGTTCGTGGTTTAATTTTCGATACAAAAGGTCGCGTTCTTGCTGAAAACAACCCTACTTATAGTCTTGAATTAGTACCGGAACAAACGCCAGACCTTGCGAACACCCTCGAACGCTTGAGCGCCTTATTACCCATTTCTAAAGATGAACTGGCGTTATTTGAAAAACGTAGAAAACAGCAAAAACGCTTCGCTAGCGTCTCCATTAGAAATCGATTAAACGATCAGGAAGTGGCTATTTTTTCTGCCAACCGTCACTTATTTCCCGGTGTTGACATACAGGCACGTCCATTAAGACACTACCCTTTCCCTGAGCTAACCGCACATGTAGTGGGTTATGTCGGCGCCATTAATGAACAAGAGCTGAAAACTATTGAGCCAGCCAACTACCGAGGGACTCGATTTATTGGAAAAACCGGCATTGAAAGAACTTACGAAACTGAATTACATGGTTATGTTGGATACCAGCAAACCGAAAACACAGCACAAGGCAGATCATTAAAAGTCCTCAGCTACACACCACCATTATCAGGTAGCGATCTAACTTTGAATCTAGATATTGAGCTACAAAAAATCGCTCACGACGCACTCGGTGATTACACCGGAAGTGTTGCCGCAATAGATACTCGTACTGGCGCAGTTCGCGCCTTGGTGAGCAAACCAGGCTTCAATGCTAACTTGTTTGCTAAAGGTATCGATCAAGCCTCATACAGCCAATTACAAAACTCTTCAAAACGCCCTTTATTTAACCGCTTTCTTCGAGGGCAATATCCCCCAGGGTCTACCTTAAAGCCATTTTTAGCGCTCGCCGGCCTCGATTACAAAACCGTTCACCCACATCAAAGAATCTTCTGCCCAGGCTTCTATCAACTACCCAAACAAACACATAAATACCGTGATTGGAAAAAAACTGGGCATGGTATGACCACGCTTCATGACTCAATCGTTCAGTCGTGCGATGTTTATTACTATATATTGGCCCATGAGTTAAAAATTGATCGGATGCATGACTTTCTGCAAAAATTTGGTTTTGGGCAAAAAACAGGCATTGACATTCTGGGCGAAAGATCGGGCTTATTGCCCTCAAGAGAGTGGAAGAAACGCACACGAAATCAGGTCTGGTATCCTGGCGAGACATTGATTGCTGGCATAGGGCAAGGTTTCAATTTAACCACACCCCTTCAGTTAGCCCATGCAACGGCTCTTATTGCTAACAAAGGCTCCACACATATTCCATCACTCGTTGCTAAAATTAATGATAAGCCTCAGCAAACATCAACCACCCTGCCAATTACATTAAATAACCCTCAGCATTGGAATACCATTATTGATGCCATGTATGATGTCGTTAACGGTGCGCGTGGCACTGCTCGAAAAATTAGGGAAGGTGCGCCCTACAAAATAGCTGGCAAAACGGGAACTGCTCAAGTGTTTACCATCAAACAAGATGAAAAATATGATGAGGAAAATGTGCAAGAACACCTCAAAGACCATGCCCTTTTTATCGCTTTTGCACCCGCACGTGAGCCTCAATTAGCCGTTGCTATCGTGGTAGAGAACGGTGGTCATGGTGGCTCGGTTGCTGCGCCTATTGCCCGTTCTATTTTCGATCAATATATACAAGTTACCCCATGA
- the rodA gene encoding rod shape-determining protein RodA has product MNWSFQKASQMSLYHHRKESLFQRLHIDLTLLILLALLSSIGILILMSAEHQNIGLLNRQATRLAVAFFAMFIIAQVPPHALKMFAPWLFFLGTLLLLGVLFVGDMGKGAQRWLDLGFFRFQPSELLKLATPMMVAWYLAERRLPPSHKHVGLATVFIAIPTVLIAKQPDLGTAILIASSGLTVLFLAGISWKIIIGVIATGAGLAPVLWSFMKDYQKQRVLTFLSPEEDPLGAGYHIIQSKIAIGSGGINGKGWMHGSQARLEFLPESSTDFIFAVFSEEFGLMGCVGLLTIYLIIFIRSIYIAIQAQDTFSRLLAGSLSLTFFIYLFVNVGMVTGILPVVGVPLPLVSYGGTSMVTLLLGFGILMSIHTHRKLLSS; this is encoded by the coding sequence ATGAATTGGTCTTTCCAAAAAGCCTCACAAATGAGCCTCTATCATCATCGCAAAGAGAGCCTCTTTCAGCGATTGCATATTGACCTCACCTTGCTCATTCTACTGGCCCTCTTATCGTCTATTGGCATTCTTATTTTGATGAGCGCCGAACACCAAAATATTGGATTATTAAACAGGCAAGCCACTCGATTAGCTGTTGCCTTTTTTGCCATGTTTATCATTGCTCAAGTGCCACCTCATGCGTTAAAAATGTTTGCTCCTTGGTTATTTTTTCTCGGCACGCTCTTATTACTGGGCGTGTTATTTGTTGGTGATATGGGGAAAGGCGCTCAACGTTGGCTAGACCTAGGCTTCTTTCGCTTTCAACCCTCTGAATTACTGAAACTGGCAACCCCCATGATGGTGGCTTGGTACCTAGCAGAACGGCGACTACCTCCCAGTCACAAACATGTCGGTCTCGCCACTGTTTTTATAGCTATCCCTACCGTCTTAATTGCCAAACAACCTGACCTCGGTACCGCTATCTTAATAGCCAGCTCGGGATTAACCGTGCTGTTTCTTGCCGGCATTTCATGGAAGATCATCATCGGCGTCATAGCAACTGGCGCAGGACTCGCCCCTGTTCTATGGAGTTTTATGAAAGACTATCAAAAACAACGGGTTCTTACCTTTTTGAGCCCAGAAGAAGACCCATTAGGGGCTGGTTACCACATTATTCAATCAAAAATCGCCATTGGCTCAGGTGGTATCAATGGCAAAGGCTGGATGCATGGCTCGCAAGCACGCCTAGAGTTTTTACCCGAAAGTTCTACCGATTTTATTTTTGCCGTCTTCTCTGAAGAATTTGGCTTGATGGGTTGTGTCGGCTTATTAACCATTTATTTGATTATTTTCATCCGCTCCATTTACATTGCAATTCAGGCACAAGACACCTTTTCACGACTGCTTGCAGGTAGCTTATCGCTAACATTTTTTATCTATTTATTTGTAAACGTCGGGATGGTCACGGGTATTTTGCCAGTCGTTGGTGTACCCTTACCTCTAGTGAGTTATGGCGGTACATCAATGGTGACATTATTACTTGGATTTGGCATATTAATGTCGATACATACTCATCGAAAATTACTTTCTTCTTAA
- a CDS encoding septal ring lytic transglycosylase RlpA family protein: MSAYFLIGCTSQQPFVTDSAPSVHPAGIELTPDAIPKIEAKSRGGNPSSYEVFGKKYFVQASSKNFVQRGLASWYGTKFHGNKTSNGETYDMYAMTAAHKTLPLPTYVEVTNLSNGKKIIVRVNDRGPFHDERIIDLSYAAAAKLGTLKNGTSMVEIKALDPHTYLSTSLDEPPAAPKSDLTLRYTVQPPQPSTEQKGLLFIQAGAFSSEENANKLKYELTNLLKTPVTIESGGSTSKPLYFVRVGPYIRMKSADSTRSKLYELGYKSTFYTSK; this comes from the coding sequence TTGTCTGCTTACTTTTTAATAGGCTGCACAAGCCAACAACCTTTCGTTACCGATAGCGCCCCATCCGTTCACCCTGCCGGTATTGAACTAACCCCAGATGCGATCCCTAAAATAGAAGCTAAGAGCCGTGGAGGCAACCCCAGCTCCTATGAAGTTTTTGGCAAAAAGTATTTCGTACAAGCGTCCAGTAAAAACTTTGTTCAACGCGGCCTCGCCTCTTGGTACGGCACTAAATTTCATGGCAATAAAACTTCGAACGGTGAAACCTACGATATGTATGCAATGACTGCCGCGCATAAAACCCTGCCTCTCCCAACCTATGTCGAAGTCACTAATCTTTCTAATGGCAAAAAAATCATTGTTCGCGTTAATGACCGTGGCCCTTTTCATGATGAACGAATTATAGATTTATCGTATGCCGCTGCCGCTAAACTCGGCACCCTTAAAAACGGCACATCAATGGTAGAAATCAAAGCCCTCGACCCTCACACCTATCTTTCAACCTCTTTAGATGAGCCACCTGCCGCACCAAAAAGCGACCTCACCTTAAGGTATACTGTTCAGCCACCCCAACCCTCTACTGAACAAAAGGGTTTGTTATTTATTCAAGCGGGGGCCTTTAGCTCTGAAGAAAATGCCAATAAACTCAAGTATGAATTGACCAATTTACTAAAAACCCCAGTCACCATAGAGTCTGGTGGTAGCACGTCAAAACCCTTGTATTTTGTGCGTGTCGGCCCTTATATACGAATGAAAAGTGCTGACTCAACAAGATCAAAACTTTACGAGTTAGGCTATAAGAGCACTTTTTATACCTCTAAATAA
- the mltB gene encoding lytic murein transglycosylase B — protein MRNIKLFSFRLALTLLLTLVSISACASTSSSPSNPSLYHDFIEKMVEEHQFNRDELTTLLNKSVVKESILKAMSSPAEKRLEWHSYRNIFLKPNRINGGIKFWKENKDLLDAATEKYGVPAEIIVAIIGVETRYGGNTGSYKVLDALTTLGFHFPKRAKFFQRELEHFLLLCREEGFDPYEPKGSYAGAMGKSQFISSSYRAYAVDGDGDNKRDLWNSQADIINSVANYFSRHGWKNTDLVTQQTNVTGDAYKTLLNRSLKPKNTLKQLAKHQVQTPPNLADDTIVRLLELKQKDQSEFWLTFHNFYVITRYNHSHLYAMAVYQLGQEIKKGFINNA, from the coding sequence ATGCGCAACATAAAACTTTTTTCTTTTCGATTAGCATTAACCCTTCTATTAACGCTAGTCTCTATTAGTGCTTGCGCCTCAACATCGTCGTCGCCTAGCAACCCTAGCCTTTATCACGACTTTATTGAAAAAATGGTCGAAGAGCACCAATTTAATCGTGACGAATTAACAACCTTATTAAATAAATCGGTTGTTAAAGAAAGCATCTTAAAAGCCATGTCATCACCGGCGGAGAAACGCCTAGAGTGGCACAGTTACCGTAATATTTTTCTTAAACCTAATCGCATTAATGGCGGTATAAAATTCTGGAAAGAAAACAAAGACCTATTGGATGCCGCCACCGAAAAATATGGCGTACCAGCAGAAATCATTGTCGCCATTATTGGTGTTGAAACACGTTATGGTGGCAACACAGGGTCTTATAAAGTCCTCGATGCCCTAACAACCCTTGGTTTTCATTTTCCAAAACGCGCTAAGTTCTTTCAACGTGAGTTAGAGCATTTCTTATTACTGTGTCGTGAAGAAGGCTTTGACCCTTATGAACCCAAAGGGTCTTATGCTGGAGCCATGGGGAAGTCTCAATTTATTTCAAGCAGCTACCGTGCTTACGCTGTTGATGGTGATGGCGATAACAAGCGGGACTTGTGGAATAGCCAGGCTGATATCATTAACAGCGTGGCCAATTACTTTTCAAGACATGGTTGGAAAAACACAGACCTAGTCACACAACAAACTAACGTTACAGGTGATGCTTATAAAACCTTACTCAATCGTTCACTCAAACCAAAGAACACCTTAAAACAACTGGCTAAACATCAGGTGCAAACACCACCTAATCTTGCAGATGACACTATCGTCAGATTATTGGAACTTAAACAAAAAGACCAATCGGAATTTTGGCTAACATTTCATAATTTTTATGTCATCACCCGCTACAACCATAGTCACTTATACGCAATGGCCGTTTATCAACTTGGTCAAGAAATTAAAAAGGGCTTTATAAATAACGCATGA